The window ACATTGCAGAAAATGCTGTGATGTTCCTAGAGCATCAGGAAGAGAGAATAAGAAAAGAGATAATTAAATATGGAGGAGATTTGGAAGGGGATTAAGTTGGGTAGAACTGCATCAGCAATAAAAGGCTCTTCCTTTAATCATCCCAAATGTGCCAAGGGGCCAGCTCCATCCGTTAACCTTTTTCACAGATGTGAAATGCCATAACGTGGCATCAACTAATTTTCCTGCATAAACAGAGCTTGGCTTTCAAAGacgtgttttttgtttgggttCGTTAACAGGCAAACACCCTGCAGCTCAGGCAGGGGTCACACATTGGGGCTCCGCTTAAAATCCGATAAACAGCCGGGAGCGTTTTGCGATCAGGGGTTGCAAGCGCACATCCTTCAGCTTGCCTACCTGCTCCTGACAGCTGGACGCCGTTGTCGATGGCGTTGCCGTTCCCGTAGGGCTTGGCCTGTCTGTCGATCTTCCCCGCGAAGGGCGCGTACACCGCCGAGCCGTCTGTGCACACCACGTCCACCCCTTTGTGCTTCTTCCCCCCCCTGCAGAAGAGCAGACCCCGTGAGCAAGCAGCGGGTTGgttctcctgctgccccccatcaccctgccctgccccgagctccagggaagcagcccCAGAGCTCCAATCTCAAAGCTCCTCCACcccaccccgctccccccacccctattttgtgcttatttttattaagaaagcTTCAAGTGCTGTCCTGTCTTCGTGGCCCGGACCTGGGGGCGTCGTAGCGGCCGCAGCCGTGGTTGTCACAGCCTCGGATTTTGTTGGAGGGTTGACCTGCGCAGATTTTCCCCCATTGGCCTGCGGCAActagaagagaagagaaggtgaAAGGCAGCAGCTAGCAAGGAGATTTCCCCACCCATGTTGTTTAACGCCTGCTATTGCTAAGTGCCACGCAGAGCTCTGAAAATCTAAAGGCCTGGTTGAAAGTCTGTTGAAATTAACAGTAAAGTCCCTTTGGACTTTGTTGTAAGCGTGGCTCAGGTTCGTGGAACCAGATAATTTGTTATCTTTTAATGGAAGTTAATTTTAGGGATGCTGTGAGATATCTTTGTTTTATGCTCTGTGCAATGACACTTGAGGGTACTTGCAGCAGTGACTTCAAGGCAAAGATGCAGAACAAACAGTTACAGAGTCGCAGAACCACCTAAGCCAGAAAAAACCTTCAATACCCAGTCCAACCACCCAGGTGATGGAGAACGGATCCAGCTTTCGCTGTCGTCACCCACAGCCAAACCCCTGCTGATAACACAGCCCCAGCCTCACCTGAGAGAGGAAGAGCTTTGTAGGGGAAACGGGGGGACAGGGGCGCCCTCCTTTACCTTCTGTAAGCCTCGAAGGGCCCCAGCCTCCCCCACCAAAGCACACGGGGTGCCCAAGTGAAGCTCTTTGGGGCTGGAGAACAGGGCCGGTATAGCAAAAAAGCAGCGGGCTGGGGTTTGTTTGTGTGCATCAACACCTCGCAggcaccagccctgctggcatCGGGGAGCATACACAAATGGGGAAATTATACGCCGAAGGACTGGTGTTAAAAGGTGCAGGAAACCTCTGATGCCTTCCTCAAGCTAAGCAGCCCTTTGTTCTAGGtgctcttcatttattttaactaaTCAAGTATTCTTTATAGAAGCAAAGGTGATGACTTTAAATGCACAAACACCTCTGGGAACACCCTGTGCTCAGCAGGCTGACCTTTGAGTTAAaggcttttaagaaaaaatgcgTGCTGTTAGCGATGGGTGCGCCTCAGCTGACTCTGTTCTATTCAAGCAGTGTTAGTTCTCCTACAAAATTTTACTACAACTCTCTACCATAACTAAAATGGATTTTTCGATGTAGGTTTCAATGCAGTGTGAGACAagtgattttcaaaagcaaaaaatggCACAGAATAAATCAGCTCCTAGACttcataaagaaacaaacaaaaacaaaaaaaaaagaaagaaaagagagagagtgtgagagaagaagaagaaaatgcgTTTACAGCAATTGAGCTAACTTACCACTGGAGATGGCAATCAGCAGGATGACTGCTGTGACTCCGTGCATCTTGATGTACCTCGAGAGCTCTGCTTTCACAGCAAAAGGTCCAAACCACTTTGCTTTCTATTTATACATCCCAACAGAGGCTGTATCCCGATTTTTCCAGCCAATCAGAAAATTTACATGACATCAGCTTTTTTGCTTGCAGATTGGGGCCAGCAGCAAGAGTTGCCAGCAGCCCATgggctgcacccccagcctggctgATCGGTGTGTGCAGGCTCCAGCCCGTTTAGCAACACCAGCTGTgtgttcttgtttgcttttgtttacaacaaaaaagaagaattttaaaaccaaacattAAAGACAGTTTGTAACTAGTTCTCTCTGTTCCTGCCTGTTGCCCAATCCTGATGTTTAGCAAGATGCCACGGgtggaaagggggaaaagaactcgaatataaaaaatatataaaaaatatatataccttTGCCGTCCCACCGTGGCTTGGAAGGAAATTCAGGCAGGTGGGCACAGCTCCGTGCCTTATGCAGAAAAAACTCTGTGTGTCCCAGCTCTGGTCAGGCAGCCCATGAGACGGGACCCCCGATCCCCATTCCTTCGTTAATGCATCCCAGATATTGCTTTGTCCATGATGACAAACCTGCAGCGCTAACGGCGTGGGCGATGTTTACAACCTTCACTGTTCCTGAACGGACAAAGTGCAGGACCCTGTGATATCGTGGCTGAGCAAATTTACGGGAAACggaaggagaagggagcagCGGAGCATGAACAAGGCCAGCTCCAGAGTTGTTTCTGGGAACGGAGGGAGTGGGATGCCTGGTTTATAGCCAGGAGCTGGAAGTTGTTATCTGTGTGGCTCTCTGGCTGCCCGGTGCGTGCTCTTTGGTTTCTCTGTGCAGAAACAACCCCGTGCCCAGGTTGGACGTGGCTGTGGGTCAGGGCTGGCTCTCAGCCCGAATGCTGAGATGTGGTCATACCTCAACCATGTCAGATAAACTTGTATTACCTTAAATTCAGATTGttaatttataattttgttAGCAACTTACCAATCAACgtcaaagaggagaaaagaatgaCTGAAGCAATGTTGTGCATTTTTCCAGAAGCTAAAAACCAGCTTTCCCTCCATATTCTCTTGCTAATAAATATCCTGAGGGATAACAAACCCTTTTTCAGCCCCCTTGGTTTCACGTTGCACGCTCAGTATAGTACAACAGAGGAAGCGTACCATGGTGAGACATGGCGGGGGAACCCACCAGCTTCTCCAAACACAACCCCGAGCCCTCTTGGCCATTGACCTGCTCCATTGCTGGCATTGCCCTGCAGTCAGAAggcagcagccgcagcagctGGCTCCTGCACCTACCGTCTGGTAGGGGGCCCACCGGTGCCTGGGCACGTAGACCTTACAAAACAGGCATCTGCCCTTGTTTCACGCAGTTTGCACACAGAGCTTTTTGGAAACCTGGATTCCCGGGTGGGATATTTGTTCCTCCAGGGTCTTTTAATAAACTGCTGCCGTGCTGCCAGGGAGACTGCTGTGGTCTGCAAGGCAggccccccgtgcccctctGTGAGACCCTTcggctttgttttggttttgctgagTTAGAAAGTTTCAGCAGAGCTAACTGAGTGAATTAAACACGGCAAAGACTGAATTATTTGctgacattttttgttattccCTCAGATAAGGATCAGAGAGGTAAAGAATGACTAACTTGGGTTTGGCGTGAGCTGTGCAAGAGCAGCTGATGCCTCGCTTGACTTGCGTGCGTTTGCAGCACTGCCTTTGGTGGGAACTGCAGCCTTGCTCTGTGTGAGCAACGCTGCGAAGACTGAAGCACTGCATAATAGCTGCCAGTTTCTTCATGTTTTGCTTCTTGCTAGCTGTAGCcaaagtttattattattattattattgctgttattattttgcataaaatcaGCCAGAAAAGTGGCAGCAGTTGGCAGTTAATTTTGCATTGCTTGCAGGTGTGTGAAAGAATTAAAGCAAggagagggggagcagggctgggggttgTGCTTGTGGGGGCTCTGAGGAGCTccctgggggaaggaggaaggattCAGGAGTCCCTGTGGCAGGTGAGTGAGGCTTTTCCTCATCTCCTGtagtgctgggagctgctgagaAGCAGGTGAGGTGGGTGGCTGGGTAGTGGCTGGTGGCCTCTCCTGCAGGGGAGAGGATCAGTAGCAAAGCGGTGATCTGCTCCCATGCAACTGAGCACAATCAAATCATGTGTAATTCAAGTAAGATCAAATTTAAATGGCAGCAACATTAAATCTTAGTCCCCAAAACTCATCAAATGCACTAAAAGCAATTTCCAAAGCTGTAGCCCTGCTGGGATCTAATAAACTTTTCATTAAGGAGGAAGTGTTTGACTCAGCCCCTCATTTAGCAAgatgagggttttttttcccttgtggaAGGCATGCAAATAGctgtaataattttatttctgctttaccAAGTACCAAGGCATGACTGAGTTTGTCGGTGATGCTCTGAAGGATAGGAGTTCTCAGCCCAACTAGCTTATACTAAAAATGCTCTTAGTTCCTCTCCCCTAAAACCTGCAATTTGGAGGGTTTAACACAAGCACACTGGGTTTTGCTTTACAGGAGTTACTCAGCATATCAAACTAACAGACAGGagccttcctttttcttctggttaTCAGTTATTACATCTTGAAACACCTAAATATGTTTGAAAGACTTTCAGATCAAAGTACAATTAAATCCTAGGGTAGAGGCAGATTGCAGTAATGACGAGAGGGCACCTTGGTTACCTAGGTGTCAGACTTACCTAAACATCCATTTTTTTTGGCGCTATTGCAGCTGAATTTCTAATGTGGAATTGAGGGAAGTAAGCCCCAAGGCATGGAACTGCAGATGTTTGTTATCAGTggctttttcccttttatttttggtggaggaggatgCTGCGTGTGAGCTGCCCGAGGGGTGCTGAGCTGCGTGCCCCCGtcagctctgctcttcccctTGCTGGGTGTCTCCTGAGTTTCCCAGGGACTCCTGAGGACAGGAAAGAGGGATTGAGTTAGAAAGCTGTCCATGATGATAACTTACTGCTTCTGTTAATTCTGTTTAGCAAACAAAGACATTGGAATAACAGGGCATGCCAGAGAGCACTCTGGTGTCCAGAAGCAGTCATTTCATCTGCCTCCTGTCTCTGATAGAGCCCTGGGAcctttaaagaaataagaattatCTTGTCACcaaaaagcctctttttttcttagggaaacatttttgtttccaacGTGTAGCGGATTCCTGAAATGCACCATGCAGCTGGCGTAATGGGCACTGAGGGAAAGGATGGTAATGAAACCCAAGTTAACTAATGAGTGTAATTTAGAGAGACTTTATTGCAGAGTTTTGTGGGAAACAGTTTAGAAACATTCAGCCTGTGGAAGAGAGGGGTGTTGCGGTTCCTCAAGAAGCCTTGCTTCAATCTGTGGAAACGCATGGTGGTTTCTTGTTGGTTAACGCCAGCAACCGAAGGTCGGGTGCCCCCATGAAACCTTGCTCCTTTCTGGAGTCTCTGGAGCTTTGCGGGCTTCCAGCAGGCTGCCTCCAGCTGTTCTGCAGCCTGCCCTTCGTGAGGATTTGTGCTGGGCCTTTATTTAGCCCCTGAAAGCTTTAAAAGTGCTGGATCCCTCACAGCTGTCTGACCCCCAGAAAGACATCAGGTCATCGTCCCCAGgctccctgtgtccccagggggATGCTTGCCCTCTGCCCCTTCTCCATCACCTCTGCTCTCATCTTACTGATGACACTGGGAGCGTCCtgggtttattattattattttttcctcccaaaaatGTTGGGCAAGAGATCTCCTTGGCGGGGCTAGGAGAGGAAATGGAGGGAGGACCAGGGAAGGCAGCTCATGGGGGGCTatgggcagctgctggggctgcctctgccctcTGATGGCAAACAGGAGACTGCAGCGCTGCCGAGCAGCCCTCCCTCATCTCCCTGCATCTTTCTGTGCCTGTGTGTAGAGATAGAAGAGTGGGTGTGtgtatataatatacatatatatatatattttttttgcattcttccttgttttgctcAATCCAACCCCACAAAGCACTGTCTCAGCTCTCTGGTATTTTCCAGCTCTCCACCTCCGATGAAGGGAAACCTGGTCCCAGTGCTGATGTTCACGGGGATGCCCACCTGCCCTCTGGGACTGGGAATAACAGGTCCCCtacaatcatttttttttttaattttgcatctTTGCATGCCCTGCCTACGTGCTGAGGAAgggctgtgcagcacagcctgagtcccctgcctcccccagggAAGTGCCCTTTACCTGATGGGAAGGGttgagctggctgctgctgctaacaGGAGCTTGCAGGCAGTGACTCCGtgggcagaaatggaaaagtcgctttgcttttccttccctgcacaTCGCTatgtccctgtgccccctgcAGCATGGGgctgtgctccagcagctctgctttcactTACAGCCATTTATCTCACCACAAAGCCTTCACTTTGAAACCCCGAGCCTTGTTGGGGCACCTGGCGTCTCCCCCGCTCAGGAGGATGACAACTataaaaaaccaccaccaccaccaagggATACAGCTGTTGTGGTGACTGTTACTCTCCCGTACccagcagcttttcttttactttttaagagGGCCGATCACCAGATtttgggaggctgcagggacagcctggtgcaggagctggggtgggCCTGGCTGATGGCGGGGGCAGCAGCTTTGGTCTGCGTTaccctggggctggcagagccctgccCTGGCAGAAATAACCTCGCCTGGTTGGGGATGGCCCCTTGGCAGGTCTCCGAACGGAAACCAGATAATTGTAAACCACTGTCTAGCCTAAAGCGCTGCGAAGTGTTTAAGCTATTGTATTTCCGTGGCTCGTTCGAAGGTATTTTAGTGGTGGTGGATAAAAGTGCTGACTCTAGGCCAAGTGATCCCTCCTGAACGCTGTGGTCACAATTagggaaaattaactttttgctgaaatgtgtgctgggggagcctccctccttgctgctgtcCCAACCTCCTGGCGCAGGGTTTGCACAGAGGAGCGCTGGGCCTGGAGCACAGGTAAGGGGAGAGACaaatggggagaggagggatgTGCTCGCCTCGACAGGCCAGAAAACGAGGTCCTGGGCTCCTCGGAGTGAGGGGACACAAATGTCATGGCCAGAGCTGACTGCTGAGGCCACCCAAGTTAATTCTCGCTTCAACTAGAAAGAACATCACGTTTAGTATAAGCACCACCAATGAATATCTGGCTGCGACTTTCTTCTGGGCAGCCAGCCTCTGGCTGAAGGTATCCTGAGCACGCCTGGGGTCCTGCCGGGTGCATTCGAGGTGAGGCCGCTGCTTGGAGACACCTTGGCTATTCCAGCCCTGTCAGCCCCCTCTGCTGAGTGTGTGCCTCAGGTATGATAGCTATGTGTTATGGTATGATAACTACTGTGCCACTAAGAGGCGGCTTGCAAACAGCTCCCTCTTGTCCCATTAACTCCACAGCTCATTCCCTGCCCCGTATCTTATCGCTTGGGCTGCTAATAGGTTTCCTGTATGGCTTCTCTTGGAAAAGTCTGTCGTGCTGTGCAATTTCCTTCCGCTGGCTGGTGAGGGTTAATTAAAACTTCCCCAGGCTCTGTAGCCTTGATGCAATGAAGgctagggatttttttttattttttacttttaggAAGCAATCGAGTGTCTGCAGGTAGTCTGTGTGCTCCCACAGCTCTGATAAGGAATTCCTGCTTGTTTGCAAGGTCCTGCTTGGACACAGATATGgtgttggtggtggtgatgtGAAACGGGGGAGTGCTGTGGCTGTGGAAAACCTCAGATCCCTCAGACTTttgtggggggagggaggaagccCTGGGCTCCTtgggtgggtgctgggtgctcctTGGCCCCTCTGGGGTGTTTCTGAGCCAGCTGCGCACAGAGCAGGGGCCCTGGACATGTCCCACCTTTAGGAGTGCCTTGCTCCTggatgctgctgcccagctgtcCCCTGAGCCCCTCTCAAAGATAGGATAAAAGATAATTATTTGTAGTTATTGCCGGAAACAGAGCTAGCTGCCCCATTCACGCCTAGTCGTGGCTGATGCAGGATTTATTGTTCCTGGTGGCCAGGGCACAATTTGCACCACTGGTTGTCTCTGGCTGGGATGAGAGATGCCGTAAGGCACGTCGTGACTTCATCTGTGCTGTATCGTTGGAAAGATgatttttaggaaataaaatctcttgTACAAGGCCTGTCCTGCATGAAGCCTGTCTGAAGCTTGCCTGAATGTCTCCTCTCAGCACGCTCCAGCAGAGGGTGCAGTAGCTTTTCGTGTCTGCCCAGCTGATTTTCAGGGAAAGGATGACTTCAGCCCTCACCTccctttatttaaataagtaaaaaggggggcagggggattgAAGGGGCCTTTCGATGTctgaaaactaaaattatttaatatccATATCAAAAACAATCTAGTTACTTTTAGAGAAAAACATAACAGTATTACGGTTCCTTCTGAGGTCTCTTTGATTTACAACCATGTGTAACATCTATAAATAAGCAACAGGGCAAGGAGAGGACAGGAGGCTTGTGCGTCCTTTTATATTTTGATATGCTTTTAGCAATCCCTTATGTATCAAATTGTGTTGGGGTTCTTAAAACTGTCATTGCTTTCTGGGGTGCACTGTGCAGTGTCTGCAGCTTGGGCAGGATCCGAAGCCGTGCCCTTGCTGCCTGTGGGGTCAGGCAGGAGAGATTTGGTGCCGCAGGTGCGAAGCCCTCCCGTGTGGGACCGGGTTCAGAAGTTGCTTGGTTATGATCCTCATACCAACCACCCATGAATAATTCCTCTGCTGCCAGGGTCAGCTAAACACTGCTGGGGAATTGCCAGGGATCAAGCAGTTGCTTTGGCCAGCAAAGTCACTTTTgaccctatttttttttcttttctcttttccaagccCAAACGCTGGTccaggggaggggaaaaaaaaaaaaaaagggaaagaaaaagaaagagaaaagcaggtgTTTTGCCCTTTCTTGGGCAGAAGCACCACTGGTCTGTTTTGGGCTGCCTCATGGCATGGTTGCCTGGCACATTGCTGCCTCTGTGAAAAGTGGCAGAGGATATTTTCCCCAGATTGCAGACCCAGGGTTGATGCTGAAGGCTGAGTGGATCAAGGCCTTGTTATTCCCGTAGCGGTGAGCGTTTTGGGCTGAGTTTACCCGCTGGCGAGCCGTGCGATGCAAATGCCAGAGCTCCAGCAGGTTCCCGACCCCTTTGCAGCGGAGTGgggatttattcattttatggTGCCAGTTATGATTGACAGCAATTGGCATGGGAATAATGAGGACTGCAAAAATCATCTGACGGCTTGCAAAATCTCCTCTTTGCAAATATCTCGCATGCAAACAGAACATCTCAGATGAGAATGGGATTTCATGGTCTTTTTAAGGCCTGGAACATTGTAACTCAGCGCAGCCTAATTGGATGCAGTCTCCTAATTTAAGTCTATATTCTCTTCATAATGAGCTACGGATCTAAATTAAATTGTGCTCcctgtgaaaaatatttgcaaccTCTCCTTGCTGCATGCTGCTTACCGAGATTATTGAGGGGGTGTTGGTGAGCGGGTTGAGAGCCTTGTGCCAAATTTATCCCTCTTGCACAGGAGGAGAGCCAAGCCCTCGGTGATGCTGCGTGCTGTCTGCACTGGGGCATAGCACCCCTTGCTGcctcagctgctgttgtgtaTTCACCTGACAAGGGCCAAAAAGTGATCGAAGTCCTACAGAAACTGCACGGAGCAATTCAGCTCCCGTGTTCAGACCCACTGCTCTCACTGATGTCTTCGGGCCATGCCAAGGACCTCAGCTCAGGTCTGAGTATGAGCGGGGACCATTTGCTCTTCTGCTCGTGTCTCTGTGATTGTCCATGCGTTTTGAGCTATCTCCAGATAGCATTAAAGGGCTTGCTAATGTGTTGGGAAAgcctatttctcttttttaaaaaaaaaaattaaaaccccCACTCATTTAAAAGTGACATATTGTGTTCATATGTGCCAACACGATCCTTGATCTTACACCAGGACTTAGACAACTTCTATGGAACCTGCTCACACAACCTGTCTGCACATACGAGGCGCACATTCTCTAGCTCCTTGATGCTCCTCCTgtggtagaaagaa is drawn from Anser cygnoides isolate HZ-2024a breed goose chromosome 14, Taihu_goose_T2T_genome, whole genome shotgun sequence and contains these coding sequences:
- the LECT2 gene encoding leukocyte cell-derived chemotaxin-2; this encodes MHGVTAVILLIAISSVAAGQWGKICAGQPSNKIRGCDNHGCGRYDAPRGGKKHKGVDVVCTDGSAVYAPFAGKIDRQAKPYGNGNAIDNGVQLSGAGFCIKMFYIKPVKYSGTIKKGEKIGVLLPMQSVYPGITSHVHIQNCDLTNPTSNL